From one Streptomyces sp. NBC_01478 genomic stretch:
- a CDS encoding NAD(P)-dependent alcohol dehydrogenase codes for MSTITRAAVVESGGAPFTLTDVELAAPGPHEALVRVVATGLCHTDLGVASGGLPFPLPGVLGHEGAGVVEEVGSAVTGVAPGDHVVLSFTSCGDCRNCQGGHPAYCATWLPLNLIGGRRADGSSTISRDGEPLGGHFFGQSSFAERALVDERSLVKVDPDVPLESIAPLGCGVQTGVGAVWNVLRPRLGDTIVVLGAGAVGLSAVMAAALTPATRIIAVDKVAERLSLAKELGATHTVNAGEADLGETLAVLTDGQGADGIVETTGSVAVLRQGADALAARGTLVVVGAPPFGSEVALDVNGLIPGKRIVGLTLGDSETQSFIPALVRLVKEGRLPLHRLISTYPFADIDQAVRDMSAGKAIKPVLTFRPVV; via the coding sequence ATGTCCACCATCACGCGCGCGGCCGTCGTCGAGTCGGGCGGCGCACCCTTCACCCTCACCGACGTCGAACTGGCCGCGCCGGGCCCGCACGAGGCGCTCGTCCGGGTCGTCGCAACAGGCCTGTGCCACACCGACCTCGGGGTGGCGAGCGGCGGACTGCCCTTTCCGCTCCCGGGAGTTCTCGGTCACGAGGGCGCCGGTGTCGTCGAGGAGGTCGGCTCCGCCGTCACCGGTGTCGCACCCGGCGACCATGTCGTGCTGTCCTTCACGTCCTGCGGCGACTGCCGCAACTGCCAGGGAGGGCACCCCGCTTACTGCGCGACCTGGCTGCCGCTGAACCTGATCGGCGGCCGACGTGCCGACGGCAGCAGCACCATCAGCCGGGACGGGGAGCCCCTCGGCGGCCACTTCTTCGGCCAATCCTCGTTCGCCGAACGGGCGTTGGTCGACGAACGCAGCCTCGTCAAGGTCGACCCGGACGTACCGCTGGAGTCGATCGCCCCGCTGGGCTGCGGAGTGCAGACCGGGGTCGGTGCCGTCTGGAACGTCCTGCGTCCCCGGCTCGGCGACACGATCGTGGTGCTCGGCGCCGGAGCCGTCGGCCTGTCCGCGGTGATGGCCGCCGCGCTCACCCCGGCCACCCGGATCATCGCCGTCGACAAGGTCGCCGAACGCCTGTCCCTGGCAAAGGAGTTGGGCGCCACCCACACCGTCAACGCGGGCGAGGCCGACCTCGGCGAGACCCTCGCGGTGCTGACCGACGGACAGGGCGCCGACGGCATCGTGGAGACCACCGGCAGTGTCGCGGTCCTCCGCCAGGGCGCCGACGCGCTCGCCGCCCGGGGAACCCTGGTCGTCGTGGGAGCACCGCCGTTCGGCAGCGAAGTCGCCCTGGACGTCAACGGGTTGATCCCCGGGAAGCGGATCGTGGGCCTCACCCTCGGCGACAGCGAGACACAGAGCTTCATCCCCGCGCTCGTGCGGCTCGTCAAGGAGGGGCGGCTTCCGCTGCACCGCCTGATCAGTACCTATCCGTTCGCGGACATCGACCAGGCGGTGCGGGACATGAGCGCGGGCAAGGCCATCAAGCCCGTGCTCACCTTCCGACCCGTCGTCTAG
- a CDS encoding MarR family winged helix-turn-helix transcriptional regulator — MAESLVGAHATKAPPSLLYMVKQVELIVRSRLDELVRPYGITALQYTALTVLERHDGLSAAQLARDSFVTAQSIADLVRSLEGRGLIRRERNPRNRRELLILLTDEGRELLAGCAGPVRELEERMVRELTAHQSEQFRQALSKAWHALS; from the coding sequence ATGGCTGAATCCCTGGTTGGCGCCCACGCGACAAAGGCACCCCCTTCCCTGCTGTACATGGTCAAGCAGGTGGAGCTGATCGTCCGCTCCCGCCTGGACGAGCTGGTCAGGCCGTACGGGATCACCGCACTCCAGTACACCGCGCTCACGGTCCTGGAGCGACACGACGGTCTGTCGGCGGCCCAGTTGGCGCGGGACTCGTTCGTCACCGCGCAGTCCATCGCCGACCTGGTGCGCTCCCTGGAGGGGCGCGGGCTGATCCGCCGGGAGCGCAATCCGCGCAACCGACGCGAGCTGCTGATCCTGCTGACCGACGAGGGGCGCGAGCTGCTGGCGGGCTGCGCCGGGCCGGTGCGGGAGCTGGAGGAGCGGATGGTGCGCGAGCTCACAGCGCACCAGAGCGAGCAGTTCCGCCAGGCACTTTCCAAGGCCTGGCACGCGCTGTCGTAG
- a CDS encoding aldehyde dehydrogenase family protein, translating into MTAFEIEPGRLFVGGQWREAADGARTEVVDPSRGRVVTTVAEAGPADVDAAVRAAREAFDSGRWSGLSGRERGRILHRVAELIRENADELAHLESLDVGKPITLCHAVDVTNAANDYEHYAALAYSLDGATRDTPLNALAYTKREPLGVVAAITPFNFPLILAGSKLAPALAAGNTVVHKPADETPLSALYMAGLLQRAGVPDGVVNVVTGAGPVAGEALLRHTGIDKIAFTGSTAVGRHAASIAGENLKPVTMELGGNAAHIVFEDADLEKAVGAVIKGFVFNTGQFCMGGPRLLVARSVYSTLLGILADAVPGVPLGDPRLPETVVGPMAGEKHLRKVEEYVDLARKEGARIVCGGERLDLDGGYYYKPTVIADLANDSRVIQEEIFGPVLTVQPFDTEDEAVELANSTPYGLASGIQTGNLGRAHRIADRLQAGIVWINDWAMLDPNVPFGGVKDSGFGREYGPEGLAAYTRTKSVVVSLD; encoded by the coding sequence ATGACCGCCTTCGAGATCGAACCCGGCCGCCTGTTCGTCGGGGGGCAGTGGCGCGAGGCCGCCGACGGAGCGCGCACCGAGGTGGTCGACCCGTCCCGGGGCCGAGTCGTCACCACGGTCGCGGAGGCGGGCCCCGCCGATGTGGACGCGGCCGTCCGCGCCGCCCGCGAGGCCTTCGACAGCGGCCGCTGGTCCGGGCTGAGCGGCCGCGAACGCGGCCGGATCCTGCACCGCGTCGCCGAGCTGATCCGCGAGAACGCCGACGAACTGGCCCACTTGGAGAGCCTCGACGTCGGCAAGCCCATCACCCTGTGCCACGCCGTCGACGTCACCAACGCGGCCAACGACTACGAGCACTACGCCGCCCTCGCCTACTCCCTGGACGGCGCCACCCGCGACACCCCGCTCAACGCGCTCGCCTACACCAAGCGCGAGCCGCTCGGCGTGGTGGCGGCGATCACGCCCTTCAACTTCCCGCTGATTCTGGCCGGTTCGAAACTCGCCCCCGCCCTGGCGGCCGGGAACACCGTGGTCCACAAGCCCGCCGACGAGACCCCGCTCAGCGCCCTCTACATGGCCGGACTGCTCCAGCGGGCCGGCGTCCCGGACGGTGTCGTCAACGTCGTCACCGGCGCGGGCCCGGTCGCGGGCGAGGCCCTGCTGCGGCACACCGGCATCGACAAGATCGCCTTCACCGGCTCCACCGCCGTCGGCCGGCACGCCGCGAGCATCGCGGGCGAGAACCTCAAGCCCGTGACCATGGAACTCGGCGGCAACGCGGCCCACATCGTCTTCGAGGACGCCGACCTGGAGAAGGCCGTCGGCGCGGTCATCAAGGGCTTCGTGTTCAACACCGGCCAGTTCTGCATGGGCGGCCCGCGCCTGCTGGTCGCGCGCTCGGTGTACAGCACCCTGCTCGGCATCCTCGCCGACGCCGTCCCCGGCGTACCGCTCGGCGACCCCCGGCTGCCCGAGACCGTCGTCGGCCCGATGGCGGGGGAGAAGCACCTGCGCAAGGTCGAGGAGTACGTCGACCTCGCCCGCAAGGAGGGCGCCCGCATCGTCTGCGGCGGCGAACGGCTCGACCTGGACGGCGGCTACTACTACAAGCCCACGGTCATCGCCGACCTCGCGAACGACTCCCGGGTGATCCAGGAGGAGATCTTCGGCCCGGTCCTCACCGTGCAGCCCTTCGACACCGAGGACGAGGCCGTCGAACTCGCCAACTCCACGCCCTACGGCCTGGCTTCGGGCATCCAGACCGGCAACCTCGGCCGCGCCCACCGCATCGCCGACCGGCTCCAGGCGGGCATCGTCTGGATCAACGACTGGGCGATGCTCGACCCCAACGTCCCCTTCGGCGGCGTCAAGGACTCCGGCTTCGGCCGCGAGTACGGCCCCGAGGGCCTCGCCGCCTACACCCGGACCAAGTCCGTCGTCGTCTCGCTCGACTGA